One Neovison vison isolate M4711 chromosome 2, ASM_NN_V1, whole genome shotgun sequence genomic window carries:
- the LCE6A gene encoding LOW QUALITY PROTEIN: late cornified envelope protein 6A (The sequence of the model RefSeq protein was modified relative to this genomic sequence to represent the inferred CDS: substituted 1 base at 1 genomic stop codon) — MSRQKQESWEPPSAPKCSPQQCSNTSLAPCSAPCCDLCSGGYNSGSQKPGEQSPGGSQRSHRKKPRCLSGGTVYHIKEEECXGQEVIDIP, encoded by the coding sequence ATGTCACGACAGAAGCAGGAATCCTGGGAGCCCCCTAGTGCTCCCAAATGCTCACCTCAACAGTGTTCAAACAcctccctggctccctgctctgctccttgCTGTGACCTCTGTTCAGGAGGCTACAATTCTGGATCCCAAAAGCccggggagcagagccctggcggCTCTCAGAGGTCTCACCGCAAGAAGCCCCGCTGCCTCAGTGGTGGCACAGTCTACCACATCAAAGAGGAGGAGTGCTGAG